One window of the Primulina eburnea isolate SZY01 chromosome 18, ASM2296580v1, whole genome shotgun sequence genome contains the following:
- the LOC140820242 gene encoding uncharacterized protein has protein sequence MKTGFVVRPICLEEMPACGGKEHLKPWTWLPELDAIYGGILLQIFSEEVRSTLTTEFMTMRQGDSTVTDFIRKFERGCHFVPLIANDAGAKLRHFLNGLRPILRRDVRVGGPTTYDVAISRALTAKQDQLDIERGRQGKRPFQAPHRPPPPPQQQQNKRPFHGPPGNRGQQLQRGRAVPKTFEHPVCPKCTRRHAGVCMYGSGKCYKCGSPDHVLTQCPQRNLPTQGRVFSLHAAETNPETMILTGTDDVGTEDGDQ, from the coding sequence ATGAAGACAGGGTTTGTTGTGCGACCTATTTGTTtggaggagatgcccgcttgtggtgggaaggagcatctaaAACCCTGGACTTGGCTACCTGAGCTGGACGCGATTTACGGAGGTATTTTACTACAAATATTTTCTGAGGAGGTGCGTTCCACGTTGACTACAGAGTTCATGACCATGAGGCAGGGAGATTCGACTGTTACAGACTTCATtcggaagtttgagaggggctgccattttgtgccccttATTGCAAATGATGCGGGTGCCAAGCTGAGGCATTTTCTAAATGGCCTGCGACCGATCTTACGGCGAGATGTTAGGGTAGGTGGTCCTACTACATATGATGTTGCTATCTCCAGAGCTCTAACGGCAAAGCAGGATCAGCTTGACATTGAGAGAGGCCGTCAAGGGAAGCGACCATTTCAGGCACCAcaccgtcctcctcctcctcctcagcagcagcagaataagaggcctttccacggcCCACCCGGAAATCGCGGTCAGCAGCTGCAGCGGGGACGCGCAGTCCCTAAGAcctttgagcacccagtctgtcccaagTGCACTCGCCGCCATGCTGGAGTATGTATGTATGGCTCagggaagtgttacaagtgtggtagcCCAGACCACGTGCTGacgcagtgccctcagaggaacctgcctacccaaggcagggTGTTTTctctccatgcagcggagacgaacccggagaccatgattttgacag